In Daphnia magna isolate NIES linkage group LG6, ASM2063170v1.1, whole genome shotgun sequence, the following are encoded in one genomic region:
- the LOC116924677 gene encoding uncharacterized protein LOC116924677 has translation MNTFKTVVVICAMMAVSCSGQYMSQSWGSKGSQTGNVGGLSGMMGGQSASYASKNQQFASNTPAFTVEQQMPAPSPLVRPASSPSASTPTQQICSCVTIASAASAHQSTAATSSASEFAPAAAFQQQTFSAPQQQAAPQQQAALQQQISFAAPAATQQQAHAAPVQSHRRY, from the exons ATGAATACCTTCAAAACC GTCGTTGTAATCTGCGCCATGATGGCTGTCTCCTGCTCCGGCCAGTACATGTCCCA ATCGTGGGGCAGCAAAGGATCTCAAACAGGAAATGTTGGCGGTCTAAGTGGAATGATGGGTGGTCAGTCGGCCTCCTACGCCAGCAAAAATCAGCAATTCGCTTCAAATACTCCGGCGTTTACTGTTGAGCAACAGATGCCAGCACCAAGCCCACTGGTCCGCCCAGCATCAAGCCCAAGTGCCTCTACACCTACTCAACAAATCTGCTCGTGTGTCACCATTGCCAGCGCAGCTTCAGCTCATCAATCCACCGCTGCCACTTCATCCGCTTCCGAATTCGCCCCGGCTGCTGCCTTCCAACAACAGACCTTCTCCGCTCCCCAACAACAGGCTGCTCCCCAACAACAGGCTGCTCTCCAACAACAAATCTCTTTCGCAGCCCCCGCAGCAACTCAGCAACAAGCACATGCTGCTCCCGTGCAAAGCCACAGACGCTATTAA
- the LOC116924669 gene encoding 3-oxo-5-alpha-steroid 4-dehydrogenase 1 encodes MAIETYSGDKFIIDYIHPLFRTSNDSEMLTNMVWIFFFYTLSVVATMAVLPAPYGRYSSSRFGFLLPGKFAWITQESPALLVPIILLWTTSATCWKSSANKILFSGFFIHYFQRSLIFPLTTRGAKDSPFLVYISALSFCLFNGFMQGHYLLNYYQYDDNWATSPQFVIGLIIFCIGLAINVHSDQLLIRLRKPGETGYKIPVGGMFNYVTGGNFFGEIVEWFGFAIASCSPPSAIFALFSACYLGMRAWHHHNYYLAKFEDYPRTRKIIIPFLF; translated from the exons ATGGCCATCGAAACTTATTCAGGCGACAAGTTTATTATAGATTACATACATCCACTCTTTAGAACCAGCAATGATTCAGAAATGTTAACTAACATGGTCtggattttcttcttttatactTTAAGTGTTGTCGCTACGATGGCCGTCTTACCAGCGCCGTATG GTCGATACAGCAGCTCGCGGTTTGGGTTCCTACTGCCTGGAAAATTTGCCTGGATAACCCAGGAGTCTCCAGCTCTTTTAGTACCAATTATTTTACTGTGGACTACTTCAGCAACATGTTGGAAATCTTCAGCAAATAAAATTCTATTTTCAGGTTTTTTCATTCACTATTTTCAAAG GAGTTTAATTTTCCCATTGACAACTCGGGGTGCCAAAGATTCACCATTTCTAGTCTACATCTCGGCATTGAGCTTTTGCTTATTCAATGGCTTCATGCAAGGCCATTACCTTTTAAATTATTATCAGTATGACGACAATTGGGCAACATCACCACAATTTGTTATAG GATTGATCATATTTTGTATTGGGTTAGCTATTAATGTCCACTCTG ATCAGCTATTGATTCGCCTGCGCAAACCGGGAGAAACTGGATACAAAATCCCTGTCGGAGGCATGTTTAACTACGTAACTGGAGGCAATTTCTTTGGAGAAATTGTTGAGTGGTTCGGTTTTGCTATCGCTTCCTGTAGTCCtccatcagctatttttgcCCTTTTCTCTGCATGCTATCTTGGTATGCGAGCATGGCACCATCACAATTATTATCTCGCCAAGTTCGAAGACTATCCGcgaacaagaaaaattattatcccatttttattttaa